The following coding sequences are from one Stigmatopora nigra isolate UIUO_SnigA chromosome 10, RoL_Snig_1.1, whole genome shotgun sequence window:
- the dip2bb gene encoding disco-interacting protein 2 homolog B-A isoform X5: MAERCFELSPLPKEVRDQLAELDLELSEGDITQKGYEKKKTKLLAPYIIQTPVAPPQRNNVQPPAPSSSSSHGPPPSNSSRYRERRSRKTHRNGGTRDDRYRSDIHSEAVQAALAKHKEEKMALPMPTKRRSTYVPSPIETRTPPDSSSASEDENSARRQSSIVVPIPLLNPSLQSPDCWINRSAQGSSTSSSASSTLSHAEPKPQHHNQPQPQYKPQYQPLYKPQYQPHQQPQHEPPPHTAAITDMMAHSRIAVPPGNSVPPPDVTAVALPPRGPRVDLPSNATVRGMNRGQSRSSMMETADGRINLQRVPVNSRVSTKIQQLLNTLKRPKRPPLSEFFTDDSEEIVEVPQPDPNTPKPEGRQIIPVKGEPLGVVSNWPPALQAALARWGATQGKSPALTALDITGKPLYTLTYGKLWSRSVKLAYTLLNKLGTKNEQILKPGDRVALVYPNSEPGMFWVAFYGCLLAEVIPVPIEVPLSRKDAGISQVGFLLGSCGVGLALTSEICLKGLPKTPAGEIMQFKGWPRMKWVITDSKYLTKPSKDWQPHIPTANTDPAYIEYKANKEGTVVGVAVSKVAMLTHCQALTQACNYCEGETLVNVLDCKKDMGLWHGVLTAVMNRIHTISVPYAVMKACPLSWVQRVYIHKARLALVKCRDLHWAMMAHREQRDISLVSLRMLIVADGANPWSVSSCDAFLNVFQSHGLKPEVICPCATSPEAMTVAIRRPGLPGAPLPARAVLSLGGLSHGVIRVNTEDKNSALTVQDVGHVMPGALMCIVKPDGPPQLCKTDEIGEIIINSRAGGTMYYGLPGVTKNTFEVIPVNANGVPIGEIPFVRSGLLGFVGPGSLIFVVGKMEGLLPVSGRRHNADDLVATALAVEPVKTVYRGRIAVFSVTVFYDERVIIVAEQRPDASEEDSFQWMSRVLQAIDSIHQVGLYCLALVPANTLPKTPLGGIHISDTKQFFLEGNLHPCNILMCPHTCVTNLPKPRQKQPVGVGPASVMVGNLVAGKRIAQAAGRELGMIEDQDLIRKHQYLTEALQWRAQTDADHVLYVLLNAKGVVVSTATCLQLHKRAEKIAAALMEKGSINTGENVVLLYPPGIDLIASFYGCLYAGCVPVNVRPPHPQNLGATLPTVRMIIDVSKAACILTTQNLMRVLRSKEAAASVNIKTWPTIIDTDDLPRRRPPQIYKPPTAEMIAYLDFSVSTTGMLTGVKISHAAVSALCRSIKLQCELYSSRQIAICLDPYCGLGFVLWCLASVYSGHQSILIPPFELESCLSLWLSTLSQYRVRDTFCSYSVMEFCTKGLGTQTELLKARGVNLSCVRSCVVIAEERPRLALTHSFSKLFKDLGLSTRAVSTAFGSRVNLAVCLQGTTGPDPCTVYVDMKSLRHDRVRLVERGAPQSLPLMESGKILPGVRVIIVNPETRGPLGDSHLGEIWVNSPHNASGYYTIYGEESLQADHFNTKLSFGDPQTLWARTGYLGFVKRTELLDASGDRHDALFVVGSLDETLELRGLRYHPIDIETSVSRAHRSIAESAVFTWTNLLVVVSELCGSEQDALDLVPLITNVVLEEHHLIVGVVVIVDPGVIPINSRGEKQRMHLRDSFLADQLDPIYVAYNM, encoded by the exons GTGACATCACACAGAAGGGctatgagaagaaaaaaaccaaGCTACTGGCTCCATATATCATCCAAACTCCAG TGGCACCACCCCAGAGGAATAATGTACAGCCGCCCGCTCCCAGTTCCTCATCCAGCCACGGGCCTCCCCCCTCTAACTCATCTCGTTACCGTGAACGACGGTCCCGTAAAACGCATCGCAATGGTGGAACCAGGGATGACCGCTACAGATCAG ATATTCACTCTGAAGCAGTACAAGCCGCCCTGGCTAaacataaagaagaaaaaatggctctcCCCATGCCTACTAAACGGCGTTCAACCTATGTGCCGTCTCCCATCGAAACACGCACACCACCAG ACTCCTCCTCGGCCTCTGAGGATGAAAATTCAGCGCGCAGGCAGTCGTCCATCGTCGTCCCCATCCCTTTGCTTAATCCCAGCCTGCAGAGCCCCGACTGTTGGATCAACCGCTCTGCCCAGGGCTCGTCCACATCCTCATCAGCCTCATCCACCTTGTCCCACGCAGAGCCTAAGCCGCAGCATCACAACCAGCCTCAACCTCAGTACAAGCCTCAGTACCAACCTTTGTACAAGCCTCAGTACCAACCACACCAGCAGCCCCAGCATGAGCCGCCGCCACACACTGCCGCCATCACCGACATGATGGCCCACAGTCGGATTG CAGTCCCCCCAGGGAACAGCGTTCCACCTCCAGATGTGACCGCTGTGGCACTTCCACCCAGAGGCCCCCGAGTTGACTTGCCTTCAAACGCAACAGTCCGTGGGATGAATCGAGGGCAGAGCCGTTCCAGCATGATGGAGACTGCAGACG GAAGAATTAATCTCCAGA GAGTTCCAGTGAATAGCAGGGTTTCCACTAAGATCCAGCAACTTCTCAACACACTGAAAAGACCAAAGAGGCCCCCACTTAGTGAGTTTTTCACTGATGACTCGGAAGAGATAGTAGAAG TTCCACAGCCGGACCCCAACACACCCAAGCCAGAGGGCCGTCAGATCATCCCAGTAAAGGGTGAGCCTTTGGGTGTGGTCAGTAACTGGCCCCCAGCCTTGCAGGCTGCATTGGCCCGATGGGGGGCCACGCAGGGGAAAAGTCCTGCCCTCACAGCTCTCGACATCACAGGCAAACCACTCTACACGCTAACTTATG GGAAGCTATGGAGTCGCAGTGTGAAACTTGCATACACTCTCCTTAACAAGCTGGGCACCAAAAATGAGCAAATTCTTAAACCTGGGGACAGG GTAGCACTCGTGTACCCCAACAGTGAGCCTGGTATGTTTTGGGTGGCTTTTTATGGCTGTCTCCTGGCTGAGGTTATTCCTGTTCCAATAGAGGTGCCTCTATCACGCAAG GATGCAGGCATCAGCCAGGTCGGATTTCTTCTGGGGAGTTGTGGTGTGGGCCTGGCGCTCACCAGTGAGATATGTCTGAAGGGTCTACCTAAGACTCCCGCTGGAGAAATAATGCAGTTCAAAG GATGGCCTCGAATGAAGTGGGTGATTACGGACTCAAAGTACCTGACCAAGCCTTCCAAAGACTGGCAGCCGCACATCCCCACAGCCAACACAGACCCTGCCTACATAGAG TACAAAGCAAATAAAGAGGGCACAGTGGTCGGTGTGGCAGTCTCAAAGGTGGCCATGCTGACCCATTGCCAGGCGCTGACTCAGGCCTGCAACTACTGCGAAG GTGAAACATTAGTGAATGTTTTAGACTGTAAGAAGGACATGGGTCTCTGGCATGGGGTTCTCACG GCCGTGATGAACAGAATCCACACTATCAGTGTTCCATATGCAGTCATGAAGGCGTGTCCTCTCTCCTGGGTGCAGAGAGTTTACATTCACAAAG CCCGTTTAGCTTTGGTGAAGTGTCGGGACTTGCACTGGGCCATGATGGCCCACCGTGAGCAGAGGGACATCAGCCTAGTATCATTGCGTATGCTGATTGTTGCAGATGGCGCCAACCCCT GGTCGGTTTCCTCCTGTGATGCCTTCCTTAATGTTTTCCAATCCCACGGCCTGAAGCCTGAGGTCATCTGTCCCTGTGCTACATCCCCTGAGGCAATGACAGTAGCAATACGCAG ACCCGGTTTACCTGGTGCACCTCTTCCTGCTCGTGCAGTCCTTTCCCTGGGCGGCCTGAGCCATGGTGTCATCAGGGTCAACACGGAGGACAAGAACTCAGCTCTCACTGTGCAAGATGTAGGCCATGTCATGCCAGGAG cgctaATGTGCATAGTCAAACCAGACGGACCACCTCAGTTGTGTAAAACAGACGAGATAGGCGAGATTATCATCAACTCCCGGGCTGGAGGCACTATGTACTATGGCTTACCTGGAgtcacaaaaaatacttttgag GTAATACCGGTCAATGCTAATGGAGTTCCCATCGGAGAAATCCCATTCGTGCGGTCCGGACTCCTGGGCTTTGTTGGGCCT GGAAGTTTGATCTTTGTTGTCGGCAAAATGGAAGGTCTGCTTCCAGTGAGCGGACGGAGACACAATGCCGACGACCTTGTGGCCACCGCACTAGCCGTGGAGCCAGTCAAGACTGTGTATCGTGGGAG GATTGCTGTCTTTTCGGTCACTGTTTTCTATGATGAGAGAGTCATAATTGTGGCTGAGCAGAGACCAGACGCCAGTGAGGAGGATAGCTTCCAATGGATGAGCCGGGTACTTCAG GCAATTGACAGTATCCACCAAGTCGGCCTGTACTGCCTGGCTTTAGTGCCAGCAAATACTTTACCCAAAACACCTCTGGGGGGCATCCACATATCAGACACCAAGCAATTCTTCTTAGAGGGCAACCTTCACCCTTGCAACATCCTTATGTGTCCACACACTTGTGTCACCAACCTGCCTAAACCTCGCCAGAAGCAGCCAG TTGGTGTTGGTCCGGCATCTGTGATGGTAGGAAACCTAGTGGCTGGGAAGAGAATCGCCCAGGCAGCAGGAAGAGAGCTCGGCATGATTGAAGACCAGGATCTCATTCGGAAG CATCAATACTTGACAGAGGCTTTGCAGTGGAGGGCACAGACAGATGCAGATCATGTCCTCTATGTACTTCTTAATGCTAAG GGTGTTGTTGTGAGCACGGCAACCTGTCTTCAGCTTCACAAGCGAGCTGAGAAAATTGCTGCTGCACTAATGGAGAAAGGCAGCATTAACACTGGAGAGAATGTTGTTCTGCTTTACCCTCCTG GTATTGACTTGATCGCGTCATTTTATGGCTGCCTCTACGCTGGCTGCGTACCTGTCAATGTGAGACCACCACACCCTCAGAACCTGGGAGCCACTCTGCCTACTGTCCGCATGATCATTGat GTCAGTAAAGCTGCCTGTATCCTCACAACTCAAAATCTCATGCGGGTACTGCGCTCCAAAGAGGCTGCTGCATCTGTAAACATTAAAACCTGGCCGACAATAATCGACACTG ATGACCTTCCTCGCCGTCGGCCTCCTCAAATTTATAAGCCACCCACGGCAGAGATGATAGCGTATCTGGACTTCAGCGTTTCCACGACAGGGATGCTCACTGGGGTAAAG ATCTCGCATGCAGCAGTCAGTGCACTATGTCGCTCTATAAAGCTGCAGTGTGAGCTCTATTCTTCTCGCCAAATCGCCATCTGCCTGGATCCTTATTGTGGTCTGGGCTTTGTCCTGTGGTGCCTCGCTAG TGTTTACTCAGGTCACCAATCCATCCTCATACCTCCTTTTGAGCTGGAGAGCTGTTTGTCTCTGTGGCTAAGCACCCTTAGTCAGTACCGCGTCAGAGACACCTTCTGCTCTTACTCCGTCATGGAATTTTGCACTAAAGGGCTAGGCACGCAAACAGAGTTGCTCAAG gcccgTGGAGTCAATCTATCTTGTGTGCGGAGTTGTGTGGTGATTGCAGAGGAGCGCCCTCGCCTGGCCCTCACACATTCCTTTTCCAAGCTTTTTAAAGATCTGGGTTTGTCAACCAGAGCTGTCAGTACTGCTTTTGGCTCTAGGGTTAACCTGGCTGTCTGCCTCCAG GGTACCACAGGTCCTGATCCCTGTACAGTTTACGTGGACATGAAGTCCCTCCGACATGACAG AGTGAGGCTGGTGGAGAGAGGAGCACCTCAAAGTCTTCCTCTGATGGAGTCTGGCAAG ATATTGCCAGGTGTCAGAGTCATAATCGTAAATCCAGAGACCAGGGGACCGCTTGGAGACTCTCATCTCGGAGAA ATTTGGGTGAACAGCCCTCACAATGCAAGTGGATATTATACCATCTATGGTGAGGAGAGTCTACAAGCAGATCACTTTAACACCAAGCTGAGCTTTGGAGACCCACAGACCTTATGGGCCAGGACTGGATACTTGGGCTTTGTGAAGAGGACTGAGCTTCTGGATGCCAGCGGAG ATCGGCATGATGCTCTTTTTGTGGTGGGCTCACTGGATGAGACCTTGGAGCTTCGAGGGCTGCGTTACCACCCCATTGATATTGAGACATCAGTGTCTCGTGCCCATCGAAGTATCGCTGAGAG TGCTGTGTTTACATGGACCAACCTTCTGGTGGTGGTGTCGGAACTGTGTGGCTCAGAACAGGACGCTCTGGACTTGGTCCCTCTTATAACAAACGTGGTCCTGGAGGAGCACCATCTGATTGTGGGTGTGGTTGTCATTGTGGACCCCGGGGTCATTCCCATCAACTCCAGGGGGGAGAAGCAACGCATGCACCTTCGGGACTCATTCCTGGCTGACCAGCTGGATCCTATCTATGTTGCTTACAATATGTAA
- the dip2bb gene encoding disco-interacting protein 2 homolog B-A isoform X7: protein MAERCFELSPLPKEVRDQLAELDLELSEGDITQKGYEKKKTKLLAPYIIQTPVAPPQRNNVQPPAPSSSSSHGPPPSNSSRYRERRSRKTHRNGGTRDDRYRSDIHSEAVQAALAKHKEEKMALPMPTKRRSTYVPSPIETRTPPDSSSASEDENSARRQSSIVVPIPLLNPSLQSPDCWINRSAQGSSTSSSASSTLSHAEPKPQHHNQPQPQYKPQYQPLYKPQYQPHQQPQHEPPPHTAAITDMMAHSRIAVPPGNSVPPPDVTAVALPPRGPRVDLPSNATVRGMNRGQSRSSMMETADGVPVNSRVSTKIQQLLNTLKRPKRPPLSEFFTDDSEEIVEVPQPDPNTPKPEGRQIIPVKGEPLGVVSNWPPALQAALARWGATQGKSPALTALDITGKPLYTLTYGKLWSRSVKLAYTLLNKLGTKNEQILKPGDRVALVYPNSEPGMFWVAFYGCLLAEVIPVPIEVPLSRKDAGISQVGFLLGSCGVGLALTSEICLKGLPKTPAGEIMQFKGWPRMKWVITDSKYLTKPSKDWQPHIPTANTDPAYIEYKANKEGTVVGVAVSKVAMLTHCQALTQACNYCEGETLVNVLDCKKDMGLWHGVLTAVMNRIHTISVPYAVMKACPLSWVQRVYIHKARLALVKCRDLHWAMMAHREQRDISLVSLRMLIVADGANPWSVSSCDAFLNVFQSHGLKPEVICPCATSPEAMTVAIRRPGLPGAPLPARAVLSLGGLSHGVIRVNTEDKNSALTVQDVGHVMPGALMCIVKPDGPPQLCKTDEIGEIIINSRAGGTMYYGLPGVTKNTFEVIPVNANGVPIGEIPFVRSGLLGFVGPGSLIFVVGKMEGLLPVSGRRHNADDLVATALAVEPVKTVYRGR from the exons GTGACATCACACAGAAGGGctatgagaagaaaaaaaccaaGCTACTGGCTCCATATATCATCCAAACTCCAG TGGCACCACCCCAGAGGAATAATGTACAGCCGCCCGCTCCCAGTTCCTCATCCAGCCACGGGCCTCCCCCCTCTAACTCATCTCGTTACCGTGAACGACGGTCCCGTAAAACGCATCGCAATGGTGGAACCAGGGATGACCGCTACAGATCAG ATATTCACTCTGAAGCAGTACAAGCCGCCCTGGCTAaacataaagaagaaaaaatggctctcCCCATGCCTACTAAACGGCGTTCAACCTATGTGCCGTCTCCCATCGAAACACGCACACCACCAG ACTCCTCCTCGGCCTCTGAGGATGAAAATTCAGCGCGCAGGCAGTCGTCCATCGTCGTCCCCATCCCTTTGCTTAATCCCAGCCTGCAGAGCCCCGACTGTTGGATCAACCGCTCTGCCCAGGGCTCGTCCACATCCTCATCAGCCTCATCCACCTTGTCCCACGCAGAGCCTAAGCCGCAGCATCACAACCAGCCTCAACCTCAGTACAAGCCTCAGTACCAACCTTTGTACAAGCCTCAGTACCAACCACACCAGCAGCCCCAGCATGAGCCGCCGCCACACACTGCCGCCATCACCGACATGATGGCCCACAGTCGGATTG CAGTCCCCCCAGGGAACAGCGTTCCACCTCCAGATGTGACCGCTGTGGCACTTCCACCCAGAGGCCCCCGAGTTGACTTGCCTTCAAACGCAACAGTCCGTGGGATGAATCGAGGGCAGAGCCGTTCCAGCATGATGGAGACTGCAGACG GAGTTCCAGTGAATAGCAGGGTTTCCACTAAGATCCAGCAACTTCTCAACACACTGAAAAGACCAAAGAGGCCCCCACTTAGTGAGTTTTTCACTGATGACTCGGAAGAGATAGTAGAAG TTCCACAGCCGGACCCCAACACACCCAAGCCAGAGGGCCGTCAGATCATCCCAGTAAAGGGTGAGCCTTTGGGTGTGGTCAGTAACTGGCCCCCAGCCTTGCAGGCTGCATTGGCCCGATGGGGGGCCACGCAGGGGAAAAGTCCTGCCCTCACAGCTCTCGACATCACAGGCAAACCACTCTACACGCTAACTTATG GGAAGCTATGGAGTCGCAGTGTGAAACTTGCATACACTCTCCTTAACAAGCTGGGCACCAAAAATGAGCAAATTCTTAAACCTGGGGACAGG GTAGCACTCGTGTACCCCAACAGTGAGCCTGGTATGTTTTGGGTGGCTTTTTATGGCTGTCTCCTGGCTGAGGTTATTCCTGTTCCAATAGAGGTGCCTCTATCACGCAAG GATGCAGGCATCAGCCAGGTCGGATTTCTTCTGGGGAGTTGTGGTGTGGGCCTGGCGCTCACCAGTGAGATATGTCTGAAGGGTCTACCTAAGACTCCCGCTGGAGAAATAATGCAGTTCAAAG GATGGCCTCGAATGAAGTGGGTGATTACGGACTCAAAGTACCTGACCAAGCCTTCCAAAGACTGGCAGCCGCACATCCCCACAGCCAACACAGACCCTGCCTACATAGAG TACAAAGCAAATAAAGAGGGCACAGTGGTCGGTGTGGCAGTCTCAAAGGTGGCCATGCTGACCCATTGCCAGGCGCTGACTCAGGCCTGCAACTACTGCGAAG GTGAAACATTAGTGAATGTTTTAGACTGTAAGAAGGACATGGGTCTCTGGCATGGGGTTCTCACG GCCGTGATGAACAGAATCCACACTATCAGTGTTCCATATGCAGTCATGAAGGCGTGTCCTCTCTCCTGGGTGCAGAGAGTTTACATTCACAAAG CCCGTTTAGCTTTGGTGAAGTGTCGGGACTTGCACTGGGCCATGATGGCCCACCGTGAGCAGAGGGACATCAGCCTAGTATCATTGCGTATGCTGATTGTTGCAGATGGCGCCAACCCCT GGTCGGTTTCCTCCTGTGATGCCTTCCTTAATGTTTTCCAATCCCACGGCCTGAAGCCTGAGGTCATCTGTCCCTGTGCTACATCCCCTGAGGCAATGACAGTAGCAATACGCAG ACCCGGTTTACCTGGTGCACCTCTTCCTGCTCGTGCAGTCCTTTCCCTGGGCGGCCTGAGCCATGGTGTCATCAGGGTCAACACGGAGGACAAGAACTCAGCTCTCACTGTGCAAGATGTAGGCCATGTCATGCCAGGAG cgctaATGTGCATAGTCAAACCAGACGGACCACCTCAGTTGTGTAAAACAGACGAGATAGGCGAGATTATCATCAACTCCCGGGCTGGAGGCACTATGTACTATGGCTTACCTGGAgtcacaaaaaatacttttgag GTAATACCGGTCAATGCTAATGGAGTTCCCATCGGAGAAATCCCATTCGTGCGGTCCGGACTCCTGGGCTTTGTTGGGCCT GGAAGTTTGATCTTTGTTGTCGGCAAAATGGAAGGTCTGCTTCCAGTGAGCGGACGGAGACACAATGCCGACGACCTTGTGGCCACCGCACTAGCCGTGGAGCCAGTCAAGACTGTGTATCGTGGGAGGTGA